The following proteins come from a genomic window of Myroides odoratus DSM 2801:
- a CDS encoding dihydroorotase, with the protein MSNYLIKNGSLVNEGIVQKGDILIQEGKIAKIAQTIEATPDMQVIDATGKYVVPGMIDDQVHFREPGLTHKGDIASESRAAVAGGITSFIEQPNTVPNAVTQELLEQKYEIASSASYANYSFMMGGTNDNLEELLQTNPRNVAGIKLFLGSSTGNMLVDRQDVLEKIFSSTSMLIAVHAEDEGTIQANLQQHKEQYGEDIPVRCHPIIRSEEACYISSSKAIELAKKTGARLHVFHVSTGKETELFRNDIPLKDKKITAEVCVHHLWFTDKDYETKGNFIKWNPAVKKESDREKLWEALLDGRIDVIATDHAPHTKEEKAKTYTQAPSGGPLVQHALVSLFEAKKQGRITVEKIVEKTAHNPAILFQIEKRGFLKEGYHADIVLIDPNSSWEVNQENILYKCGWSPFEGETFSSKVTHTFVNGCLVYENEEVKEIRCGQRLLFER; encoded by the coding sequence ATGAGCAACTATTTAATAAAAAATGGAAGCCTTGTCAACGAAGGTATCGTTCAAAAAGGGGATATCCTGATTCAAGAAGGCAAAATAGCAAAAATAGCACAGACTATCGAAGCAACACCTGATATGCAAGTGATTGATGCAACAGGAAAGTATGTTGTTCCTGGAATGATTGATGATCAAGTACATTTCCGTGAGCCAGGCTTAACGCATAAAGGAGATATTGCTTCAGAATCAAGAGCAGCTGTAGCTGGAGGGATTACTTCTTTTATCGAACAACCCAATACAGTTCCCAATGCCGTTACGCAAGAATTGTTGGAACAAAAGTACGAAATAGCGTCTTCAGCGTCGTATGCGAATTACTCGTTTATGATGGGGGGAACCAATGATAATTTAGAAGAATTACTACAAACAAACCCACGTAATGTAGCGGGGATTAAATTGTTTTTGGGGTCTTCAACGGGAAATATGTTGGTAGATCGTCAGGATGTACTAGAAAAAATATTTTCCAGTACTTCAATGTTGATTGCGGTTCATGCAGAAGATGAAGGAACAATTCAAGCAAATTTACAACAACATAAAGAACAATATGGAGAAGACATCCCTGTGCGATGCCATCCAATTATTCGCAGTGAAGAAGCATGCTATATCTCTTCGTCTAAAGCGATTGAATTAGCAAAGAAAACAGGAGCACGATTACATGTATTTCACGTATCTACAGGGAAAGAAACGGAGTTATTCCGCAATGATATTCCATTAAAAGACAAGAAAATTACGGCAGAAGTTTGTGTACATCACTTGTGGTTTACTGATAAAGATTATGAAACAAAAGGAAACTTTATCAAGTGGAATCCTGCTGTAAAAAAAGAAAGTGATAGAGAAAAGCTTTGGGAGGCTTTGTTAGATGGTCGTATTGACGTTATTGCAACCGATCACGCGCCACATACGAAAGAAGAGAAAGCAAAAACATATACACAAGCTCCTTCTGGAGGTCCTTTAGTTCAGCATGCTTTAGTTTCTTTATTTGAAGCAAAGAAACAAGGGCGAATTACAGTTGAAAAAATTGTTGAAAAAACAGCACATAATCCAGCTATTTTATTTCAAATAGAAAAAAGAGGATTTTTAAAAGAGGGTTATCATGCAGATATCGTTTTAATTGATCCAAATAGCAGCTGGGAAGTAAATCAAGAGAATATCTTGTATAAGTGTGGATGGTCTCCATTTGAAGGAGAAACATTTTCATCTAAAGTGACCCATACTTTTGTTAATGGGTGCTTAGTGTATGAAAATGAAGAAGTAAAAGAAATTCGTTGTGGGCAAAGATTGCTTTTTGAACGTTAG
- a CDS encoding polyprenol monophosphomannose synthase has product MNAGLVIIPTYNEIENIAQIIEAVLELPECFHVLIVDDNSPDGTAAAVEQLQEKYNTLHLLKREGKNGLGTAYVDGFKWALQRDYAYIFEMDADFSHNPADLSRLLASCQERGGMVIGSRYVTGVNVVNWPLNRVLLSYGASIYVRWITRMPVKDTTAGFVCYTKEVLETIDLDRIRFVGYAFQIEMKYRVYVKQFPITEVPIIFTDRTRGESKMSKGIIKEAIFGVMNLKIRKLLNKL; this is encoded by the coding sequence ATGAACGCAGGACTAGTTATTATTCCTACCTACAATGAGATCGAAAATATCGCGCAAATTATTGAGGCTGTACTCGAATTACCCGAGTGTTTTCACGTGCTTATTGTAGACGATAACTCTCCTGATGGTACGGCAGCAGCGGTTGAACAGTTGCAAGAAAAATACAATACGCTTCATTTGCTGAAAAGAGAAGGGAAAAATGGATTAGGTACGGCTTATGTAGATGGTTTTAAATGGGCACTACAGCGCGATTATGCCTATATTTTTGAAATGGATGCTGATTTTTCTCACAATCCCGCTGATTTGAGTCGCTTGTTAGCAAGCTGCCAAGAAAGGGGCGGGATGGTAATTGGATCAAGGTATGTGACGGGAGTGAATGTGGTCAATTGGCCTTTAAATCGCGTCTTACTCTCTTATGGAGCATCAATTTATGTACGTTGGATTACCCGTATGCCAGTGAAAGATACAACAGCAGGTTTTGTTTGTTATACTAAGGAAGTTTTAGAAACGATTGATTTAGATAGGATTCGATTTGTAGGTTATGCCTTTCAAATTGAAATGAAATACAGAGTATACGTCAAGCAATTTCCAATTACGGAAGTACCGATTATTTTTACAGATCGAACACGAGGGGAATCTAAAATGTCAAAAGGGATTATCAAAGAAGCTATTTTTGGAGTAATGAATCTAAAAATTAGAAAACTACTAAACAAACTATAA
- the tyrS gene encoding tyrosine--tRNA ligase, which yields MKNFIEEVTWRGMLHDVMPGTEEHLLEQMRAAYVGIDPTADSLHIGHLVGVMLLKHFQMAGHKPIALIGGATGMVGDPSGKSNERNLLSEEALRHNQNAIKAQLERFLDFNSGAENAAELVNNYDWMKDFSFLEFIRTVGKHITVNYMMAKDSVKKRLNGEFQDGMSFTEFCYQLLQGYDFLHLFQAKQVTLQMGGSDQWGNITTGTELIRRTISEKAYALTCPLITKADGTKFGKSEGGNIWLSAEYTSPYKFYQYWVNVSDADAEKYIKIFTFIGREEIEALVKEHLEAPHLRVLQKRLAEEVTTMVHGTENLENAIKASGILFGNSSADDLKQLDAKTFLEVFDGVPQAEITKADVEAGLPIIEALAGKSGFMPSNGEARRSLQANAIAVNRDKVTEEYVVTTQDLINDQFILLQKGKKNYFILHVK from the coding sequence ATGAAAAATTTTATTGAAGAAGTGACTTGGAGAGGAATGCTCCACGACGTTATGCCAGGCACTGAAGAACATTTGTTGGAGCAGATGCGTGCGGCATATGTGGGAATTGACCCAACAGCGGATTCATTGCATATTGGACATTTAGTAGGTGTAATGCTTTTAAAGCATTTTCAAATGGCAGGACATAAACCAATTGCTTTAATTGGTGGTGCTACAGGAATGGTAGGAGATCCATCTGGAAAATCAAATGAAAGAAATCTATTGTCAGAAGAAGCTTTGCGTCATAATCAAAATGCGATTAAAGCACAGCTAGAGCGCTTTTTAGATTTTAATTCTGGTGCAGAAAACGCTGCAGAACTCGTAAATAATTACGATTGGATGAAAGATTTTTCTTTCCTAGAATTCATCAGAACAGTTGGTAAACACATTACAGTGAACTATATGATGGCAAAGGATTCTGTGAAAAAACGCCTAAATGGTGAATTCCAAGATGGAATGTCATTTACAGAGTTTTGTTATCAATTGTTACAAGGATATGACTTTTTACATTTGTTCCAAGCGAAGCAAGTTACTTTGCAAATGGGGGGTTCAGATCAATGGGGGAACATCACAACGGGTACAGAATTAATTCGTCGTACGATTAGTGAGAAAGCGTATGCTTTAACTTGTCCTTTGATTACTAAAGCAGATGGAACAAAGTTTGGTAAATCGGAAGGTGGAAATATTTGGCTGTCTGCAGAATATACTTCTCCTTACAAATTCTACCAATACTGGGTAAACGTGTCAGATGCAGATGCTGAAAAATACATCAAAATCTTTACGTTTATTGGACGCGAGGAAATTGAAGCATTAGTAAAAGAACACTTAGAAGCGCCACATTTACGCGTATTGCAAAAACGATTAGCAGAAGAAGTGACAACGATGGTTCACGGAACTGAAAATCTAGAAAATGCCATTAAAGCTTCGGGTATCTTGTTTGGAAATTCATCAGCGGATGATTTAAAACAACTAGATGCAAAAACATTTTTAGAAGTGTTTGACGGAGTTCCTCAAGCAGAAATTACAAAGGCAGATGTGGAAGCAGGTTTGCCAATTATTGAAGCACTAGCTGGGAAAAGCGGATTCATGCCTTCCAATGGAGAAGCGCGTCGTTCTTTACAAGCAAATGCTATCGCAGTAAACCGCGACAAAGTAACAGAAGAATACGTAGTTACTACACAAGACTTGATTAACGATCAATTCATCCTCTTACAAAAAGGAAAAAAGAATTACTTTATTTTACATGTAAAGTAG
- a CDS encoding uroporphyrinogen-III synthase, with amino-acid sequence MKVKTILVSQPEPKVENSPYFEIEQKYKVKIDFRPFIHVEGVPAKDVRQQKIDLNNFTAVILTSRNSVDHFFRVAEEMRYKVPETLKYFCQSEAIAFYLQKYVVYRKRKIYVGQKDFADLAPLIKKYKDEKFLLSASDQLNAEVPTILGELKVDWTPGTFYRTVMSDLSDLADVKYDVLAFFSPTGIKSLFMNFPDFSQDNTRIAVFGTTTQKEALDHDLRVDIMAPSPEAPSITMALEKYIQKVNK; translated from the coding sequence ATGAAAGTGAAAACAATTTTGGTTTCTCAGCCAGAACCTAAAGTAGAAAACTCTCCATACTTTGAGATCGAACAAAAGTATAAAGTAAAAATTGACTTTAGGCCTTTTATACACGTTGAAGGTGTACCTGCTAAGGACGTAAGACAACAGAAGATCGATTTAAACAACTTTACAGCGGTTATTTTAACGAGTAGAAACTCCGTTGACCACTTCTTTCGTGTTGCAGAAGAAATGCGCTATAAAGTGCCTGAAACACTTAAGTATTTCTGCCAATCAGAAGCTATCGCCTTTTATTTACAGAAATATGTAGTATATCGCAAAAGAAAGATTTATGTAGGTCAGAAAGATTTCGCTGATTTAGCTCCTTTGATTAAAAAATACAAGGATGAGAAATTCTTATTATCGGCTTCAGATCAATTAAACGCGGAAGTACCTACTATTTTAGGCGAATTAAAAGTAGATTGGACTCCAGGAACATTTTACAGAACGGTAATGAGTGATTTATCTGATTTAGCCGATGTAAAATACGATGTTTTGGCTTTCTTTAGTCCAACGGGAATTAAATCATTATTCATGAATTTCCCTGACTTCTCTCAAGACAATACTCGAATTGCAGTATTTGGTACAACAACGCAAAAAGAAGCCTTAGATCACGATTTACGCGTGGATATTATGGCTCCATCACCGGAAGCACCATCTATAACTATGGCTCTTGAAAAATACATTCAGAAAGTGAATAAATAA
- a CDS encoding DUF4296 domain-containing protein — protein MKQVVIICCVALLLFSCQKDLDKPNPFIEQSKMEDILYDVALLYGMQTTNAFVSDTVKAVQIKDIFDKYQIDSLTFTANNRYYVKLKKGVYFDMQTRVMNRLKKDKEGMDSLLSKKELELAPVAAIAVDSMPVLKADTNQVKPIKNTELIPKTKKVKQTSIKEVSPEMKKKLVE, from the coding sequence ATGAAGCAGGTAGTTATAATTTGTTGTGTGGCTTTGTTGTTGTTTTCTTGTCAAAAAGATTTAGACAAACCCAACCCATTTATTGAGCAATCAAAAATGGAGGATATTCTATATGATGTAGCCTTGTTGTATGGTATGCAAACAACAAATGCTTTTGTATCAGATACTGTAAAAGCAGTGCAGATTAAAGATATTTTCGATAAATATCAAATTGATAGTTTGACGTTTACAGCAAATAATCGCTACTATGTAAAGTTGAAAAAGGGCGTGTATTTTGATATGCAAACGCGTGTCATGAACCGACTTAAAAAAGATAAAGAAGGAATGGATTCTTTATTGTCAAAAAAAGAATTGGAATTAGCTCCTGTTGCTGCTATTGCAGTTGATTCTATGCCTGTTTTAAAGGCTGATACAAACCAGGTAAAACCTATTAAAAATACGGAATTGATTCCAAAGACTAAAAAGGTAAAACAAACCAGTATTAAAGAAGTCAGCCCAGAAATGAAAAAAAAGTTAGTAGAGTAA
- a CDS encoding NAD-dependent epimerase/dehydratase family protein: MILVTGATGLVGSHLLLHLLQQGAGSIRAIYRNTQSIAKAKHVFELHQALTLFEGIQWQQADILDLPALEEAFEGITHVYHCAAMVSFDPRDEKILRKTNIEGTANIVNLCLAHSIEKLCHVSSIAALGESLHYSTPITEQTEWNPALYHSDYALSKFGGEMEVWRGTQEGLDVVIVNPGVIFGRGFYREGSSELFYKVRQGFPFYTTGTTAVVSVEDVVSAMYQLMESEHKNERYTLVSDNLKNRELLHYIAALLQKKPASFEIGPFGLAIAWRLDAFVSILTRKKRSFTRAIAKASFSCFIYDASKIEQTLDFTFSSYQKFLVDVSKGFK, from the coding sequence ATGATATTAGTTACTGGTGCAACAGGCTTAGTTGGAAGTCATCTTCTATTACATCTTCTCCAACAAGGAGCAGGATCAATACGTGCTATTTATCGCAATACACAGAGTATTGCTAAAGCCAAACACGTATTTGAACTACACCAAGCACTTACCTTATTCGAAGGCATTCAGTGGCAACAAGCAGATATCCTTGATTTACCTGCACTAGAAGAAGCTTTTGAAGGCATCACCCATGTTTACCATTGTGCTGCTATGGTTTCTTTTGATCCCCGCGATGAAAAAATCCTGCGTAAAACTAATATTGAAGGAACAGCAAATATTGTCAACCTTTGTCTTGCACATTCCATTGAAAAATTGTGTCATGTAAGTTCTATTGCTGCCTTAGGCGAATCTTTGCATTACTCTACTCCCATTACCGAGCAAACAGAATGGAACCCTGCCCTGTATCACAGCGATTATGCATTGAGTAAATTTGGTGGTGAAATGGAAGTTTGGCGTGGAACTCAAGAGGGGCTTGACGTCGTTATTGTCAATCCTGGAGTCATTTTTGGACGCGGATTTTACAGAGAAGGCAGTAGTGAACTATTTTATAAAGTACGTCAAGGATTCCCTTTTTACACAACTGGAACTACGGCTGTTGTTTCCGTTGAAGATGTCGTATCAGCTATGTATCAACTGATGGAAAGTGAACACAAGAATGAACGTTATACTCTCGTTTCTGACAATCTAAAAAACCGCGAGCTATTACACTATATAGCTGCTTTACTCCAAAAGAAACCCGCTAGTTTTGAAATAGGCCCGTTTGGACTTGCTATAGCTTGGCGTTTAGATGCTTTTGTTTCTATACTAACTAGAAAAAAAAGAAGCTTTACACGTGCTATCGCGAAAGCTTCTTTCAGTTGTTTTATTTATGATGCTTCTAAAATTGAACAAACGCTCGATTTTACATTCTCTTCTTATCAAAAATTTTTAGTTGATGTTAGTAAAGGATTTAAATAA
- a CDS encoding SusC/RagA family TonB-linked outer membrane protein — MQKILQIVFVLMGVYQLQAQEFTLKGSVSDIGGSLPGVSVTVVETGKGVATDFDGNYAIKVEPNQTIAFSFIGYTTQKVKISNQTEVNIYLEAHAENLEEVIIQVPYGTANKKTYTGSVGLVSAKTIGQTQVSNVSRVLEGSVAGVQSFAASGQPGSEAEIRIRGIGSINADSKPLYVVDGVPYEGGLSAIAPADIESISVLKDATAATLYGSRAANGVIMITTKRGVKNQEPQIEISAKYGTSSRARSDYKTLGTNQYMELYWEAMRNGRMDTTGEDWATASQYATDNLVNNLGINPYGLNNPQPVGTDGKLRPGLQPLWNDNWTDALSQSANYTDVNVRVSGGGAKSRYFVSGGFLNNQGYIKESGFKRFNFRSNIVIDAKDWLELGLNASASHSIQDYPKQDDSAIGNVIGFGRNMPSFYPIYERDLTTGAYLLDPETGKRIYDFGTYRASSYARHNLVATLPLDKAENKFDIATVRTYAQIKFLDNLKFKTSLNIDYNSEYKHNVTNPEIGPSSATGGGVSMRNTRTVSMTYNNVLNYDLDLDDKNSLAFMAGQEYYQFKSNYFGGAREQIAMLGYDQPDAASRLVDFYGKADEYKMLSFFGNAQYSYDKKYYLSASYRADGSSRFAKAKRWGGFWSVGASWRIIDEDFMQSYRDTWLNELVFRASYGAQGNDKVGYYAYQELYDIYNNLGNPGLVASRLETPELSWESNMNMNIGFDFAVLDNRLSGTVEYFERSSKDLLFSKSIAPSLGFTSILENVGKMKNYGLEISLEGYPIRTADWKWKLGMNITTYKNKIVSLPSDEMFSGTKRWAKGGSLYDFYLQEWAGPDPQTGKPRWYGTDDQGNRYITDNYSSLKDTDKVKSGNSLPKFSGGFNTDLSYKNWQIVANFSYNIGGKIYNDDKTGLMRNDPGGGTWSVDMLDRWTPENPYANVGRLTTADSGRWTYPSDRFLVDRSFLKLKTLSLAYNFPQEWLDKVNIGQASLYLQAENLFTWTKQQGLDPEQNFDGTTYYRYPAMKTISVGLNLKL, encoded by the coding sequence ATGCAAAAAATTTTACAAATTGTTTTTGTGCTGATGGGGGTTTATCAGTTACAAGCACAGGAGTTTACACTAAAAGGGTCTGTTTCCGACATTGGAGGAAGCTTACCTGGAGTAAGTGTAACCGTAGTAGAAACAGGTAAAGGAGTTGCCACTGATTTTGATGGGAATTATGCCATTAAGGTGGAACCCAACCAAACGATTGCGTTTTCTTTTATTGGTTATACCACGCAAAAAGTGAAAATTTCCAATCAAACGGAAGTAAATATTTACCTAGAGGCACATGCCGAAAATCTAGAAGAAGTTATTATTCAAGTACCGTATGGTACGGCCAATAAAAAAACCTATACAGGATCAGTTGGATTAGTTAGCGCTAAAACGATTGGACAAACTCAAGTGAGTAATGTTTCAAGAGTTTTAGAAGGTTCGGTAGCAGGGGTTCAGTCTTTTGCAGCAAGTGGACAGCCCGGTTCGGAAGCGGAGATACGCATCCGAGGGATTGGTTCGATTAATGCAGATAGTAAACCTTTATACGTAGTAGATGGAGTGCCTTATGAAGGGGGTCTATCTGCTATTGCTCCGGCAGATATTGAATCTATTTCCGTATTAAAAGATGCGACAGCAGCTACTTTATACGGTTCTAGAGCAGCGAATGGGGTGATTATGATCACAACCAAAAGAGGGGTGAAGAACCAAGAGCCTCAAATTGAAATATCTGCGAAATACGGAACTTCTAGTAGAGCGCGTAGTGATTATAAAACATTGGGAACAAATCAATACATGGAGTTGTATTGGGAAGCAATGCGAAATGGACGTATGGATACAACAGGGGAAGATTGGGCAACCGCTTCTCAGTATGCAACGGATAACTTAGTAAATAATTTAGGGATTAATCCTTATGGATTAAACAATCCTCAACCTGTTGGGACGGATGGAAAATTGCGTCCAGGTTTACAACCGCTATGGAATGATAATTGGACAGATGCGTTATCTCAATCTGCTAATTATACCGATGTGAATGTTCGTGTATCAGGGGGTGGAGCGAAATCAAGATATTTCGTGTCAGGAGGTTTTTTAAACAACCAAGGGTACATCAAAGAGTCAGGATTCAAACGTTTTAACTTCCGTTCTAATATTGTCATCGACGCTAAGGATTGGTTGGAATTGGGATTGAATGCTTCTGCTTCACATTCTATTCAAGATTATCCAAAACAAGATGATAGTGCGATTGGAAACGTAATTGGCTTTGGACGTAATATGCCTTCTTTTTATCCGATTTATGAGCGTGATTTAACTACTGGGGCTTATCTGTTAGATCCAGAAACAGGAAAGCGTATTTATGACTTTGGAACGTATAGAGCAAGCTCTTATGCCCGTCATAACTTAGTTGCAACATTGCCATTAGACAAAGCGGAAAATAAATTTGACATCGCAACAGTGCGTACTTATGCTCAAATTAAGTTCTTGGATAATTTGAAGTTTAAAACATCGTTGAACATCGATTATAACAGTGAGTACAAACACAATGTGACCAATCCAGAGATTGGACCGTCTAGTGCGACAGGGGGAGGGGTAAGTATGCGCAATACTCGTACAGTTAGTATGACGTATAATAACGTACTGAATTACGATTTAGATTTAGATGATAAAAATAGTTTAGCCTTCATGGCTGGACAAGAGTATTACCAATTCAAGTCAAACTATTTTGGTGGGGCTAGAGAGCAAATAGCGATGTTAGGTTATGATCAACCAGATGCAGCTTCTCGATTAGTTGATTTTTATGGTAAAGCAGATGAATATAAAATGTTGAGTTTTTTCGGAAATGCACAATATTCATATGATAAAAAATATTATTTATCAGCTTCTTACCGTGCAGATGGATCTTCTCGTTTTGCTAAAGCAAAACGTTGGGGTGGGTTTTGGTCTGTAGGAGCTTCATGGAGAATTATTGATGAAGACTTTATGCAGAGCTATCGCGATACGTGGTTGAATGAATTAGTGTTCCGTGCTAGTTATGGTGCACAAGGAAATGATAAGGTAGGATATTATGCTTACCAAGAGTTATACGATATCTACAACAACTTAGGAAATCCTGGATTAGTAGCTTCTCGTTTAGAAACACCAGAATTGAGCTGGGAGTCAAACATGAACATGAATATCGGGTTTGACTTTGCTGTATTGGATAACCGATTAAGTGGTACAGTAGAGTATTTTGAGCGTTCTTCTAAAGATTTGTTGTTTAGTAAATCGATTGCTCCGTCTTTAGGATTTACTTCCATTTTAGAAAACGTTGGGAAAATGAAAAACTATGGGTTAGAGATTTCATTAGAAGGATATCCAATCCGAACTGCTGATTGGAAATGGAAATTAGGGATGAACATCACAACCTATAAAAATAAAATTGTATCTCTTCCGTCTGATGAAATGTTTTCGGGAACAAAAAGATGGGCTAAAGGAGGTTCGCTATATGATTTCTATTTGCAAGAATGGGCAGGACCAGACCCACAAACAGGGAAGCCAAGATGGTATGGTACAGATGATCAAGGAAATCGCTATATCACGGACAACTACAGTAGTTTAAAAGATACAGACAAAGTGAAAAGTGGAAATTCACTACCGAAGTTTTCGGGAGGATTCAATACAGACTTAAGTTATAAAAATTGGCAAATCGTAGCGAACTTCTCTTATAATATTGGTGGTAAAATTTACAATGACGATAAAACAGGTTTAATGCGTAATGACCCAGGTGGAGGAACTTGGAGTGTAGACATGTTAGATCGTTGGACACCTGAGAACCCATATGCAAATGTAGGTCGATTGACTACTGCGGATTCAGGAAGATGGACATACCCTTCTGATCGTTTCTTAGTAGATCGTTCATTCTTGAAATTGAAAACACTTTCTCTTGCATATAATTTCCCACAAGAGTGGTTAGATAAGGTAAATATCGGACAAGCTTCGTTATACTTACAAGCGGAGAATTTATTTACATGGACCAAACAACAAGGATTAGATCCTGAACAAAATTTTGATGGTACAACATACTATCGTTATCCTGCAATGAAAACCATTTCAGTGGGATTAAATTTAAAACTTTAA
- a CDS encoding DUF4271 domain-containing protein, whose amino-acid sequence MDNLLLTERIVANKDWATLLFFVGFSIIAINRTIFSVRFAEFTRLVISDKYLKIYKDNTNLRNSFTLSFLTIQLLSITFFLQIAAKSFGFIEQYTLLSYIQILNFTCFFVIGKYLIDKIIGITFEIEDFVDHFNLQKATYRNYIGMYLLGIDLLLFYNDIVNQFAITLLGIALILTNLGLYVIFIKNNRKTILNKLFYFILYLCTLEIAPYFIIYFAFKNFRA is encoded by the coding sequence ATGGACAACTTACTATTAACTGAGCGAATTGTTGCCAACAAGGATTGGGCTACCCTACTGTTTTTCGTGGGCTTCTCCATCATTGCTATTAATCGAACTATTTTTAGTGTTCGCTTTGCGGAGTTTACTCGTTTGGTAATTTCAGATAAGTATTTAAAGATTTACAAAGACAATACCAATCTACGCAATAGTTTTACACTTTCCTTTTTGACCATTCAGTTATTATCCATTACCTTCTTTTTGCAAATTGCAGCGAAGTCCTTTGGGTTTATAGAGCAATATACCTTGTTGTCGTATATCCAAATCTTGAATTTCACTTGTTTTTTTGTCATAGGAAAATATTTAATCGACAAGATAATTGGCATTACATTTGAGATAGAAGATTTTGTAGACCATTTTAATTTACAAAAAGCAACCTATAGAAATTACATTGGTATGTATCTTTTGGGAATAGATTTACTCTTATTTTACAACGATATAGTCAACCAATTCGCAATAACTCTACTTGGAATTGCTTTAATCTTAACAAATCTTGGTTTATACGTTATATTTATAAAAAACAATCGAAAAACGATATTAAATAAGTTGTTCTATTTTATTTTGTATCTTTGCACCCTTGAAATAGCTCCTTATTTTATAATATACTTTGCATTTAAAAACTTTAGAGCCTAA